A genomic stretch from Helianthus annuus cultivar XRQ/B chromosome 1, HanXRQr2.0-SUNRISE, whole genome shotgun sequence includes:
- the LOC110944556 gene encoding polyadenylate-binding protein RBP45 yields MQPATPAVMDPRYQQQWMMMNQQQQPPPQQQFHQQPPQQMYTYNQQPPPAAAVVPQYAVAPPAAGVGAPHQPASADEIRTLWIGDLQYWMDEQYLVSCFAQSGEVISAKVIRNKQTGQSESYGFIEFVSRAAAERHLQTYNGTLMPNVEQNFRLNWASFGVGEKRGDGSPDYTIFVGDLAADVTDYTLQETFRAHYPSVKSAKVVTDRMTGRTKGYGFVKFGDETEQLRAMTEMNGRLCSTRPMRIGPAANKTTVSPQQYPKASYQNTQGTQNEEDPNNTTIFVGGLDPNVTDDLLKQVFSQYGQLVHVKIPMGKRCGFVQFADRSCAEEALRMLQGTQLGGQTVRLSWGRSPASKQPQVEQSQYNGGGYYGYGQGYETYGYAPVAQDPTTMYYGGYPGYGGYPQVQQPPQQPPQTQQQPQQHQ; encoded by the exons ATGCAACCAGCAACACCGGCGGTTATGGATCCACGGTACCAGCAACAATGGATGATGATGAATCAACAGCAACAGCCGCCACCACAGCAGCAGTTCCACCAACAACCGCCTCAACAAATGTACACCTACAACCAGCAACCGCCACCGGCTGCCGCTGTTGTGCCGCAGTACGCCGTTGCACCACCGGCCGCCGGTGTCGGTGCGCCTCATCAACCGGCTAGCGCTGATGAGATCCGTACGCTGTGGATCGGCGATTTGCAGTATTGGATGGATGAACAATATCTCGTTAGCTGTTTTGCACAATCTGGAGAG GTGATTTCTGCAAAAGTTATTCGTAACAAGCAAACTGGACAATCTGAAAGTTATGGTTTCATTGAGTTTGTTAGTCGTGCTGCTGCAGAAAGGCATTTACAGACATATAATGGTACTCTTATGCCCAATGTTGAGCAAAACTTCAGGCTGAACTGGGCTTCATTTGGCGTTGGTGAAAAACGTGGAGATGGTTCTCCTGATTATACCATATTTGTTGGGGATTTGGCAGCTGACGTTACGGATTATACATTACAGGAGACATTTAGAGCTCATTATCCGTCTGTAAAGAGTGCAAAAGTTGTAACTGATCGGATGACGGGACGCACAAAAGGTTATGGATTCGTCAAGTTTGGTGATGAAACTGAACAACTACGTGCAATGACCGAGATGAATGGAAGATTATGTTCAACCAGACCAATGCGCATTGGGCCCGCTGCTAACAAAACTACTGTTAGTCCACAACAATATCCAAAAG CTTCATACCAGAATACACAGGGAACACAGAATGAGGAAGATCCAAATAATACGACT ATATTCGTGGGTGGTTTGGATCCTAACGTCACAGACGACCTACTTAAGCAAGTGTTTAGCCAATATGGACAGTTAGTTCATGTGAAGATCCCTATGGGCAAGCGGTGCGGGTTTGTTCAATTTGCTGACAG AAGCTGTGCTGAAGAAGCCCTGAGAATGTTGCAAGGAACTCAGTTGGGTGGACAAACTGTACGACTTTCATGGGGTCGTAGCCCTGCAAGTAAACAG CCTCAGGTGGAGCAAAGCCAATACAATGGCGGCGGATACTATGGTTATGGACAAGGATATGAGACTTACGGGTATGCTCCGGTTGCACAAGATCCTACTACAATGTACTATGGAGGCTATCCTGGATATGGTGGGTATCCCCAAGTCCAACAGCCACCACAGCAGCCTCCACAGACACAGCAACAACCTCAGCAGCATCAG TGA